GGTTGTTTGTTGCTTTTGAGGCAAACACAGCTGATCAAacttgtatgaaatttggtacagcatagataataatataatatagattagcACACAAGCTACCCGGGCGCCATGCTAGCGATACCGCTAAAGAactttagattataatctaacctACGAGATAAATTCGCGAATATGTAATgaaacaacataaaattaaaatttagaaaaatccCGACTGTGTTGCCTGtcttgaatttgaaaattgaaatagtGTCTTTTACTACTTATAATTTGATATCCTACATATTTAGAAGAACTCTCGTAACCCCTCTTTTCCATCGGTTAATGATGTGTCATTGGATAGGTCTAGAGAAAGAAATTCTTAGTTGACGAGTTaatcgtattaaaataaaaaaaaacaagtcatACTGCCTCATCTTGTAAAAAATCTACTCAGAAAAGTAGTTTTCAGTCTACGCGCGCGCAGGTGCAGGCGGAAtgctagtaattataattataaattattaatctatattatgGCAGATTTGCCAACGtatcttcaattttatttatatttgacttCAATCAAATAGGTTATATTTACATgttcgttataatattatattaatattataaagtaatactTATAGTCTAAGAACCCATATAAGGTACTCTTATCCCATCTGGTAATCATTTGAcaatttttgtgaaataatgtgatttataaatcaaaagtaTGATACCTAGCTTGTCTATCGAAAAATATTCATGGCtatttttgcattaaattaatgtttaatcaatttcattttcacCACGCTCACTCTTATTTTAACCAAGTAAATTTAGTATCAACAGATGGTTTTTACCGTAGAGCATATTATACCTTTTTtgactttatattttgtataataattgtcCAATGGCACAAATTATAGCAAAGAATGGCAGGTAAAGATTACATCATACATTGTTGTTAAGACTTAATACATTGCTAGTTACACGCGCAAGGAACCCAAGGTGATACCAACGCGGCATTTGTCCGTGGCGTGGCTTGGTGCGGGTCAGTTGCGGTCGCGTTGAGGAAGGTTGAATCGGGCGCACGCGCCGCGAGGCCTCACTAACCGCGGTTTCTTACGTTCGCTGACCGTGCAGCGCGTGTCGACGTTTCGCCCCGCTCGCCGCACTCTGCACCCTCCGCTCGTCCGATCAGACACCCCCTCGCGCCGCGGACTCTCtttgaaatatgaattttattttagagaacatttttcaatatgtatgtacctaCCCCAATTATTTGATATGGAAACCGATAACTAACCTGCCTCAATTACAACATGAAACcaaatgaaatcaaatcaaCTAATACTCAATAATGTGTATAATCTTatctttctatatttattcttttagttTAACTTatactgatataaaaattattgttcataGATAAACatcatatacataaataacatttaggtAATAGTATCGATCTTAGCggacattttatataacataggTAATGTTTTTACATTCAAACATAATCTTTTCCATACTCGTATCATTAAGGTTTTGCGCGTCCTTGAGTTATTTATACCACGCATAAGATTTCTTTCTCATGGTCGTGATATGACTTATATTCTTAtctagaataatattattaaaggtattacttttaatattattgatgaaTTACAACTTggttatataacaaatataaaactccCATGACAGGTATGCACTACTCAtacttatcttatatctttaaacgagcaattcttgtatatataaatatatatatatataatataattggaatctcggaatcggctccaacgattttcatataaaggcttttaaatataaacaaaaatgattattactAGCTACTTGaatgcataataatatgtaatgttataatgattatttaaagcGTTGGCTACGGTGATATTACAAATGGAACACTAAAGCACACCGAAGGCAAAATAGGTAGgtgcaatataataatatataaaaaaaacccacaTCATAATTGTacattattaaagttttttgcACGTGTTGGTATGTAGCTGTGCATAGTGtagtatgtaggtatattataattattattctattctataatCGCTTATTCTATAAACGTATCTATTAGCCatgaattttatacagatatgttatttctatggcccaatattatgtaatgaccCTATAGCATAACACAATGgcttatttagtttaattaaattcaaattcttaTACTGGTTACtacaattaatatgtttaacctgtacattaaattaatgtaagcCGAAAGTATACTatgaatataacaattaaaagtgCTAATTGTGAATTTTCAGTACAACTGCATACATAATAAGTACTTAATAGTCCAAGCTATAAACGAACTACGCAGGTATTTTAATCAGgtagacaaatattttttaataccaaGATATGCGGAATGAAATACCTACattcataaaaacaacataatattgaGTCTAGTTGTGTAAGCTATTGTGAATTGTCCTAGACAGATAAAATACAAGCATCATAAAGAGTGCGGGAGGAAGCGAGCCGGCCGACAAGTCACGCAAGCGCACTGCAGCCGAGAGTTCACACGCGTGTAGAAACCGCGGTGGGCCTCCACGTGTTCGAGTTCCCCTTCCGTCGCCGCCGCGCCCGCTCCCCGCTGCCCCTCCAACCTTCAACAAAGCCCGCGGTCGTCTATCGTACATACAGATGTTATATacgtatacaatatacatttgcGTGGCATAAGTACTcagttattattgttattacaattatgtttgtttattttataatacaaaaaaatatttttaaatgcttaaggaatttaagaaatattttttcaatattaactaGAATTGAACCTAttctcatataaaatacagttgaaaattgattttaatgatatataacattttttttaatttaaatagcaaaCAAGGACTAGACTCTAGAGTCAATGCCGAACTTGCCTACTAACAGTCGGGGCTCTTCTCttcaaaattcatattaaatcatCTATACCTATACACATAATATCAATACTCTAGCTTTATGCTTTTCCTATTTACTCTTCTACatttgtattgttaaattcaattcttaagcaagttaattaaaatgtttgctaTTGAATTGATCGAAGATAATAATTTGTCATCAAGCGTAATAATACACAGAACACAGACGCATATATCAAGTATTAACAATTCAGAGATGTATGTGTGAGTGTTGTAGAGGAGAACGGAGGACACAAAACGAACGCGGTGGCTTTAGCTCGCGAATTCCGCATTCGGCCGTGGACCGTCAGTGGAACGCACGCTTGTTTCGTTGTTTGATACTCGATCACAACCTACGCCAACATTGACGCCATTGGACTATacataagattataaattcaacattTACTATGATAGGTGAGCATCTTCatcttataagtttttatttattattcgaataatattaattggtaATATCCAACGTGacgtaattattgaataattgtttaatttattgtattttatttgcaatatattcactaaaaatgtgtaaagaatgatattataaacgtttgaatattaatttttaaatatgtcaattgcttttatatttctcaGACATTTGATAcgtttattactttattccAAAGAATTGTATTTAATCAACAATTTGGGTGTGGTTTAAATTGAgtcttatgttttaaaatgttctatTTCCATTGAATTATATCCGAAATGGTAGGGAAAGTAATGGGAGTTACGGGGTGCGGGACGAAGGGTGGAATAAAGCGCGGATACGGGGTCGCTGGCCCAAACACGTGGAGGCGCACCGCGGTTTTGACGCGTCGAAACCGCGGTGCAGGCCTCCACGTGCCGGCAGAGGACATTCACTTCGCTTTACTCCGCGCGCCCCTTCACCTCCCTCCGAGCCCGCACTTGTGCATCCTGATATTCCTGATCGCATTTAACATCCACAACAAACACTATACTGTGGACggtcgtttataatattatttaattgtaaaagtatttgaagttatttaatatgagtGATGAATTGAATTgtggtttttattattctgcAGGTGAAGAAGAACGTGTTCATCAATGCCGAGAATGTGGTTTAACCCTATCCACTCGAAGCGCTTTAACAGCTCATTCACGTTCGCACCGAGTCGCTGCTGATGCTCACCGGTGCGACGTGTGTCACAAGACATTTGCTGTACCTGCTCGGCTCGTGCGCCATTACCGCACGCACACCGGAGAAAGACCTTTCGAATGCGAATATTGCCATAAAATGTTCAGTGTAAAGGAGAATCTTCAGGTCCATCGAAGAATACATACTAAGGAAAGGCCGTATCGATGCGGCGTATGCGGTGCAGCCTTTGAACATTCGGGAAAATTACATCGCCACGCACGCATTCATACTGGGGAACGACCACACGCTTGTCCGCATTGCCATAAGACTTTCATACAATCTGGACAATTAGTGATTCATTTACGAACGCATACAGGAGAAAAGCCCTATAGGTGTCCAGCACCCGGATGTGGCAAGGGATTCACTTGCTCCAAACAACTTAAAGTACACTCGCGTACACATACCGGAGAGCGGCCCTACACGTGCGAAATATGTTTGCGAGATTTTGGGTATAATCATGTTTTGAAATTGCACCGCTTCCAACATTTTGGCGAACGCTGTTACCGCTGCACAGTATGTGATGGTActtttaatactaaaaaacaaatggaAGCACATATTTATAAGGAACACGGCGCTGATTCCGCCCAAGGAACTAACTCTCAAACGTCAGCACCGCTAGTGAATGGAAATGTGATGTGTGATATAGTAGAAGCGGCTTTACAACAGTTGCCACCCACACCACCGAGCTCGCCGCCATCCCCTCCGGGCTCTACAGCTACATCGAGCACAAACACTTTGTCAACCGTTGTACCACCGAATGCGTTTTCGCCAACTCCGTCGCCTTCACCATCGCCCCCCGCAGATCCAGTGGTTTATCATCATTTTACGCTAGCGCCTTCATCTCTCCCACCACGAAAACGTAAACTTATTCCGCATATAGAAGAACCCGTACCGATAGTTCGTCATACGTCAGTGATACAATTTGCTCCTGCAGCTGCAGAATCATCATAGCAATATTAAGCTTTAATGgatagtttaattttagttcaataatgcttattttaaattcaaaggcTGTTTTTGACTGCATGGTTATTAGTATTAGtcgtaattatttgtattaggGCGTAAGGTTAAATTTTactagataataatatgtattattgagCAAGGTACTGATCCTTATTTTGGCATAATAAAAACCCGCCATAATGTTTGCATTGAAAagactaattaaatattacaatgcaTTTGTGtcatttttaagtatattgtaatttagttCTTATTATTAGTATGTTAGTGTCAATATTTCAGGTTTAGCAAGCCActaaaattatctaatttatagtatgatatttatattatgcttCTTTAATCTTATTCTTCATTCACATTTCATGTATCTGTTACATTTGGTATgcaattattactttaaataaaggcTGCATTGCTTAATTtttcgttaatttttatttcgtaacCAAAAATATTCTGCCAATTTACGTttctatataatgtaaattgtcAGCGTTATAATGGTTCAATAGATATGATAAGAAAATCTACACGTACTATCTTAATCGATACACCGACCAAATTCGAATGGTCATAAAAAGCGGCTGCACCAAACATCAAGCTAACCTTTCACAGGTTGTAGTATTCACATCTGAGTACCTAGCTATTATGGCTTTAGATTTGGTGGGTGAGTGCAACCATTTTTCTCCATTTTCTCGAAAACTACTGatcacaaaaatttaaatattgaacacACAATTACATGAATTTACAcactaaatatttgataatgaaagtttgaaaaattctgCACTGGCTCCGGGGGAAGACACACATAAAAgtgatgtaattattaaaataaatcacaaaagtttaattattctattttaccTACGTAGTTATTGTTTTAGGTAAAAGCTTATCAAACTACCTGGCCCTTATACAGATAGAAGaacgataataatttaaaattatacaaatctaaatttaattcgGGTCATTACTATTCTATCGGagtcaaaacataaaattatttgatgataTGATACTATTCGGAGACCTGAATTGTTCGGTTCACTATtccccagtcctttcctttatttcagCGTCAATTCTTAGACCTTTCCTTATGCCTTCTCGCTAAATATTTGCTGAATAGTTAATTCgaagctttaaaaaaaaagaaaaacttaaatCGGTTCTCCGTGTCGAAAGTTCTATGATAATAAAGCCAACCAAAAAAATTTACGATTGCATcaataacctcctcctttttttgaagttggctAAAAACATAGTAGTCCCTACAATAACTACTAGTTTTCATAAAGATggaggtattttttttatgtcatagctggcaactgagctggtggttcgcctgatggttaacgatcaccaccgcccaagaacattcgcagaggctcagacctctgagaatgcgctgcccgcttttaagggataagggataaggaaaggattgatgactggaaagaaggaatggactgggaagggctaggagaaggaaataaggcctccggctcctccactcaccgTACCAAACAcaaatagcaagctattatttcacgccggttttctgtgggggtgtggtacttccccggtgcgagctggcccaatttctgccgaagcgtgctcgactaccacaatagaAAATGCGTTGCGTTCAGTCCAAATGACGTCGTTggtctattatattatctaatatataaaattatcgttaaaaatattccttatATTCCTTcataccatactcctccgcaACGACTCGAAACCcgcattatatatatatgtatatatcatcatcatcagcccatatatgttcccacagctgggaaacaggcctcctatgaggtttACGGCCATAATGCACCACggtgttttccttcaccgttttaagcagtggtgttgttatccacatgtgtagataaattgaaaaatcttactgtatattgaatatattggGTGAAATAACATAAGTAACGAAGCAgacatgtaaaaaaatgtgtctgtttgttataCACACTAAGATAAGCGTTCCGGAACTACTGGTGGTATCGGTGTGACCGCGCATAATACTCATCCCCATCAATTTGCCCTTTTAGTTAAGGCGCACACAGCTAGCTCCCtgttactatataatatgccGTGACTGTAAAGTCACGGGGGCAAACTCTTGAAGCCGCTGGAATTTACCTGATAACCATCTGAATTTCTCATGGTCACATTTATGTTGCTTTTGCGAGGGTTGGCAACTCTTCCAATCTTTATTAATTGGATCCTGAAATAAAAACCCAAACAAAAActtagtttataaaaacatttcttttattttctttgcaatatcgaaatgtaaatgtaatgttCATTCAGTGAACGCTTAGACTCTGCCGGAATTTCAAGAAGGTGGGCAGAGCCATATAAAGCGGAATTTAACAAAGACAGAGTCGTCACCTGTGTTCTTGACTCCGAACTCCAGCTGCTGTTTTTTTACCATTAGGTGGCACTTTTTTCAGAGTTCTGCAAATGAAACTCATTTCAATTCGAATAcgatgatttatatattttttttaatattgcttaatatctatattattatccatttttatgtttaactatttgttactatttctatGGCAGGGAGccttatttctattatttttacaatatggCGATTACAGCTTGCCTGTGCTCATGTAGAAACATGATTTTCGTttcatattgtaaattatcttatttttcatCTATCTCCTGTAAGTGCGTTGAGTCGAGTTCTATNNNNNNNNNNNNNNNNNNNNNNNNNNNNNNNNNNNNNNNNNNNNNNNNNNNNNNNNNNNNNNNNNNNNNNNNNNNNNNNNNNNNNNNNNNNNNNNNNNNNNNNNNNNNNNNNNNNNNNNNNNNNNNNNNNNNNNNNNNNNNNNNNNNNNNNNNNNNNNNNNNNNNNNNNNNNNNNNNNNNNNNNNNNNNNNNNNNNNNNNNNNNNNNNNNNNNNNNNNNNNNNNNNNNNNNNNNNNNNNNNNNNNNNNNNNNNNNNNNNNNNNNNNNNNNNNNNNNNNNNNNNNNNNNNNNNNNNNNNNNNNNNNNNNNNNNNNNNNNNNNNNNNNNNNNNNNNNNNNNNNNNNNNNNNNNNNNNNNNNNNNNNNNNNNNNNNNNNNNNNNNNNNNNNNNNNNNNNNNNNNNNNNNNNNNNNNNNNNNNNNNNNNNNNNNNNNNNNNNNNNNNNNNNNNNNNNNNNNNNNNNNNNNNNNNNNNNNNNNNNNNNNNNNNNNNNNNNNNNNNNNNNNNNNNNNNNNNNNNNNNNNNNNNNNNNNNNNNNNNNNNNNNNNNNNNNNNNNNNNNNNNNNNNNNNNNNNNNNNNNNNNNNNNNNNNNNNNNNNNNNNNNNNNNNNNNNNNNNNNNNNNNNNNNNNNNNNNNNNNNNNNNNNNNNNNNNNNNNNNNNNNNNNNNNNNNNNNNNNNNNNNNNNNNNNNNNNNNNNNNNNNNNNNNNNNNNNNNNNNNNNNNNNNNNNNNNNNNNNNNNNNNNNNNNNNNNNNNNNNNNNNNNNNNNNNNNNNNNNNNNNNNNNNNNNNNNNNNNNNNNNNNNNNNNNNNNNNNNNNNNNNNNNNNNNNNNNNNNNNNNNNNNNNNNNNNNNNNNNNNNNNNNNNNNNNNNNNNNNNNNNNNNNNNNNNNNNNNNNNNNNNNNNNNNNNNNNNNNNNNNNNNNNNNNNNNNNNNNNNNNNNNNNNNNNNNNNNNNNNNNNNNNNNNNNNNNNNNNNNNNNNNNNNNNNNNNNNNNNNNaagtaacaatatattaaaatttaaatattaacggCATGTCATCGGTaacacacccccacagaagaccggcgtgaaattgCATACTGATGTGTATCGTTccgtgagtgggggagccggaggcccatatcctcttccttacccttcccagtcctttattcatctcttcaatcctttcctaatccctttccctTTTGcagtcagcaatccatttgaagagacgtaagatctgcaatcgaccttacacctttccaaatgttcatggccggtggtagcgcttaccatcaggcgacccaccagctcccttgccgactatgacaaaaaaaaacttaaaaatgtttcatagtGGTTGTTTTTTGTGTAAGTTTAAGATGGATTGCCTTAATATAGAGCGTGGTTGTACTGATTATTTTGTGGCGTAGGATGCACCATAGGCACATGATACCGAAAGCGTAGAAGAAATTCGTATAAATCATGAGTTACGGCAAAATAAGCGATTTCAAATCCCGCCTgactattgatttttaaaatattttgatgtgaaacatctatagccgcacgtaaaaccgacttctggcgtggcgacgcatgccgtggcgacgcgtcgctATACGATGATATGtcgatgtttcacatctgccaggcgtcccgtgacggctcacttttttttttatttatgacgcattttattaaactaaaaataagaCTTACGGGTTTTCGACATGTCGAGCAGGTAACAGACTTACATTCGGGGCATCGCAGCTTTTTCTGCTTTGGATGCACAAAAAATCCTGAAGAACATTCAACGCACCAGCGGAAATTCGGATCTCGAGCAAGCGTGCGATCGCGTAGCTaaaattcatttgtaaatagtAAAGCGATATTATCAAATATGCTTAaattggtaaatgttataattgtataatatgtcgattcaaaagtgcttctataggaagtctagttgaatgaagaaatgtttgagtttaaaagtAAACTAAGACACAATTACCTTTCTCTGGAATAGTTCATGAACTTCTGTTTCAAGTAGAGTTTTCAGTAGTATATCTAAATGAGCAAAATAATCGACCCAAGTATCTTCATCCAATATTTCCAACTCAGGTTCCTTGCAGTATGCACAAACGCAGTCTACTATGCTCCGCTCCGTGATTTGAACTGTAAAATAATGGCGAGCACATTCTCGACAGCATCTATGAGAGCATCGTAACATTGATACcatctgtaaaaatattaaaactttttgggTGGGaagaactttttaaaataaagttaatgattaaaatattcataattttataaacttaagaTTTTAAGATCAGTCgcatatgtaaaatatttatgataaaaacttACTTCGTGTTCTGGGAAATGTGCGGCACAAAGCTCGCAGTA
The Zerene cesonia ecotype Mississippi chromosome 1, Zerene_cesonia_1.1, whole genome shotgun sequence DNA segment above includes these coding regions:
- the LOC119830398 gene encoding Krueppel homolog 1-like; translated protein: MIGEEERVHQCRECGLTLSTRSALTAHSRSHRVAADAHRCDVCHKTFAVPARLVRHYRTHTGERPFECEYCHKMFSVKENLQVHRRIHTKERPYRCGVCGAAFEHSGKLHRHARIHTGERPHACPHCHKTFIQSGQLVIHLRTHTGEKPYRCPAPGCGKGFTCSKQLKVHSRTHTGERPYTCEICLRDFGYNHVLKLHRFQHFGERCYRCTVCDGTFNTKKQMEAHIYKEHGADSAQGTNSQTSAPLVNGNVMCDIVEAALQQLPPTPPSSPPSPPGSTATSSTNTLSTVVPPNAFSPTPSPSPSPPADPVVYHHFTLAPSSLPPRKRKLIPHIEEPVPIVRHTSVIQFAPAAAESS